The genomic DNA GCGAACCAGTCGAGCTTGAACGGGAAATCGGCGCGATTGAGATCGCCCACCACTTCGCCGAGATCGCTCCAGACGTAGTGCGGCAGCATGAATTTGTCGTGCAGCTGTGTGCCCCAGCGAACCAGCGGCTGGGTGTAAGGCTGCTCCCAGAACCAGGCGATCAGGGACCGCAGCAGCAGCTGCTGGGCCAGGCTCATCTGGGCGTGCGGCGGCATCTCGAAAGCGCGGAATTCGACCAGGCCGAGACGGCCGGTCGGGCCATCCGGCGAATACAGCTTGTCGATCGAGATTTCGGTGCGATGGGTGTTGCCGGTGAGATCGGTCAGCAGGTTGCGCAGGGTGCGATCGATCATCCACAGCGGCACCTGCTGGCCGGGTGGCGGCAACTGGCTGAGCGCGATTTCAAGCTCGTAGAGTGCGGAATCCTGCGCTTCGTCGATGCGCGGATGCTGCGACGTGGCACCGATGAACAGACCCGAGAAGAAGTACGACAGCGACGGATGGTTCTGCCAGTAGCGGATCAGCGAACCGAGCACGTCCGGCCGGCGCAGGAACGGCGAATCGGCCGGCGTGGCGCCGCCGACGACGAAATGGTTGCCGCCACCGGTGCCGACCGAGCGGCCATCGATGAGGAATTTCTCGGTGGCCAGACGGGCCAGCCGCGCTTCCTCGTAGACGGTCAGCGTGGTTTCGCGCAGCTCTTCCCAGCTGTGCGAAGGATGGATGTTGACTTCGATGACGCCCGGGTCCGGTGTGACCTTGAGGACGTTGATGCGGTGATCGTTCGGCGGCGAATAGCCTTCGATGCGCACCGGCGTGTCGAGTTCGGCCGAGGCATCCTCGATCGCCGCGACCAGCTCCAGATAATCCTCGATCGACTCGGTCGGCGGCAGGAACACGCAGAGATGGCCTTCGCGCGGTTCCACCGTCAGCGCAGTGCGGACGTTGCCACCTTCCAGATAGGCGCCACGGCGCACCGGTTCCGGCTGGTCCTCCTCGGCAGTCAGACGCTGGCGACGCTCGCGCAGACGAGCGGCGATGTCGGTTTCGGCTTCCTCGCGCTTTTCGCCGGACGATTGCAGGAACGGCTGGCGGCGGCCATCGAAGGCCGGCAGCGGCTTCGCGGTCTGGAAATCGACCGCCATCGGGTCATACGGAATCAGGGTCGGGAAGCGCGACGGCGGCAGCCAGGGCAGGGCATCGAGCGGCAGACGGAAGCCGATCGGCGAATCGCCCGGGATCAGGAACATGCGCTTCTGGCGAAAGCTCCAGCGCTCGGAAATCCAGGCGCGTGACTGCCAGCGCTGCACCGGCAGCGCGTAGCCACGCGGCACGTCCAGCCCGCGCTCGAAGACCTTGGCGAGGCGCGAGCGCTCTTCCGGGTCCTTCAGTTTGCTGTCTTCCGGCAGCACGTTGTCCGGCAACTGGCGCTCGCGGTGCAGATAGAAGAACGCGTCCTCGTAACCGGGCACGGCGTTTTCGGGGCTCACTTCGAGCCGGTTGGCGATGCCGCGCACCAGCAGCGCCGCGGCTTCGATGGTCGGCTTGGTCTTGCCCTCGGCGAGATCGGTGCGAACGATCGGCTTGCCGTCGCCACGCCAGTACAGCGCATAGGCCCAGCGCGGCAGCGATTCACCTGGATACCACTTGCCCTGGCCGTAGGTCAGCAGACCGCCGCCTTTCTCGGCCGGCGCGAAACGGTCACGCAGACGGCGGATCAGGATGTTGGCCAGCCCCTGCTTGGTCGGGCCGACAGCCGCGATGTTCCACTCCTCGCCCTGCATGTCGTCGATCGAGATGAAGGTCGGTTCGCCGCCCATGGTCAGGCGCACGTCGCCGGCCTTGAGCCGGGCATCGACGGCCAGGCCCAGCGTGTCGATCGCCTTCCACTGCGTCTCTGTGTACGGCTTGGTCACCCGCGGCGATTCGAACAGGCGGGTGACGATCATCGAATGGCCGAACTCGGTATCGAGATCGCCCTTGCCTTCGAAGCTCATCGAGCCGGTGATCGGTGCCGCACTCGATGGTTCCGGCGTTGCGCACAGCGGAATATGGCCTTCGCCGGTCAGCAGGCCCGAGGTCGGGTCGAGGCCGACCCAGCCGGCGCCAGGCAGATAGACCTCGCACCAGGCGTGCAGATCGGTGAAATCGTGATCGGTGCCGGACGGGCCATCGAGCGATTTCACGTCCGGCGTCAGCTGGATCAGGTAACCGGAAACGAAGCGCGCGGCCAGCCCGAGCTGACGGAAGATCTGCACCAGCAGCCAGCCCGAATCGCGACAGGAACCTGAGGCCAGGGTCAGCGTGTCTTCCGGCGTCTGCACGCCGGGTTCGAGGCGGATCAGGTAGCTCACCGCTTCCTGCACGCGGCGGTTCAGTTCGACGATGAAGTCGATGGTGCGAATCTCTTCCTTCGGAATCGCCCGCAGGAACTCGGCGAGGCGCGGCGTGGCCGAGCCATGCTTGAGATAGGGCTTGAGATCTTCCTTCAGCGCCTCGTCATAGGTGAACGGGAAGGTCTCGGCCTTTTCCTCGATGAAGAAGTCGAAGGGGTTGTAGATCGACATGTCGGCAACCAGGTCGACCGTCACCTTGAACTCGGTGACCTTGTCTGGGAACACCACTCGGGCCTGCCAGTTCGCAAAGGCATCCTGCTGCCAGTTCAGGAAGTGGCCTTCCGGCTCGACCTTCAGCGAGTACGACAGCACCGGTGTGCGGCCATGCGGCGCTGGCCGCAGACGGATGATCTGCGGCGACAAGGTCACGCGCCGGTCGTACTGGTAGGTCGTTTCGTGGTGCAGGACGGCATGGATCGACATGAGGCGAGTCGGCGGTTCCGGAGGGTGGGTTCGATTGTGACGCAAGAAGAACGCCGTCGCGTCGAGGTGGGTCGAAAGCGCGCGTTGATCGTTGGTCCGCCGTTCGCCGGTAGACTCGTGACAAACATTCACGGTGTTCTTCCATGTCGGTCTTTTCCCACCC from Nevskia ramosa DSM 11499 includes the following:
- a CDS encoding DUF2126 domain-containing protein, translating into MSIHAVLHHETTYQYDRRVTLSPQIIRLRPAPHGRTPVLSYSLKVEPEGHFLNWQQDAFANWQARVVFPDKVTEFKVTVDLVADMSIYNPFDFFIEEKAETFPFTYDEALKEDLKPYLKHGSATPRLAEFLRAIPKEEIRTIDFIVELNRRVQEAVSYLIRLEPGVQTPEDTLTLASGSCRDSGWLLVQIFRQLGLAARFVSGYLIQLTPDVKSLDGPSGTDHDFTDLHAWCEVYLPGAGWVGLDPTSGLLTGEGHIPLCATPEPSSAAPITGSMSFEGKGDLDTEFGHSMIVTRLFESPRVTKPYTETQWKAIDTLGLAVDARLKAGDVRLTMGGEPTFISIDDMQGEEWNIAAVGPTKQGLANILIRRLRDRFAPAEKGGGLLTYGQGKWYPGESLPRWAYALYWRGDGKPIVRTDLAEGKTKPTIEAAALLVRGIANRLEVSPENAVPGYEDAFFYLHRERQLPDNVLPEDSKLKDPEERSRLAKVFERGLDVPRGYALPVQRWQSRAWISERWSFRQKRMFLIPGDSPIGFRLPLDALPWLPPSRFPTLIPYDPMAVDFQTAKPLPAFDGRRQPFLQSSGEKREEAETDIAARLRERRQRLTAEEDQPEPVRRGAYLEGGNVRTALTVEPREGHLCVFLPPTESIEDYLELVAAIEDASAELDTPVRIEGYSPPNDHRINVLKVTPDPGVIEVNIHPSHSWEELRETTLTVYEEARLARLATEKFLIDGRSVGTGGGNHFVVGGATPADSPFLRRPDVLGSLIRYWQNHPSLSYFFSGLFIGATSQHPRIDEAQDSALYELEIALSQLPPPGQQVPLWMIDRTLRNLLTDLTGNTHRTEISIDKLYSPDGPTGRLGLVEFRAFEMPPHAQMSLAQQLLLRSLIAWFWEQPYTQPLVRWGTQLHDKFMLPHYVWSDLGEVVGDLNRADFPFKLDWFAPHFEFRFPRHGAVRHGQVELEIRHALEPWPVLGEENAVGGTARYVDSSMERLQVRVTGLTEGRHFVTAGGRRLPLLNTGVRGEYVAGLRYRAWHPPSALHPSIGVHTPLVFDLYDAWNKRPVAGCTYHVAHPAGRNYETFPVNAYEAEARFLSRFTPFGHTPNPYWPAEEKINPDYPHTLDLRRPNGL